The bacterium genome window below encodes:
- the murJ gene encoding murein biosynthesis integral membrane protein MurJ: protein MLQFSIATFVSRILGFIRDASIAFLVGAGRFADIFNIAFRIPNFLRDMLAENVMQTAFVPNYVKALEKKEDPEHFLNLIFTIFLLASLIIATLGIIFSKQIVLITAYGFTSIPEKFNKTVEVTRITFPYLILVSISALFQAILNSKNEFFHPALSPALFDLGIIIIIIASKYFLPEEEYATILGYSVLFGGLLQLLYLSQRLKVHQVLPKITFNFHHPYLKDFGKLLIPVFISVGFSKIAPFINTLIATFLREGSVSYLTYAYRIMQVPVGLFAVGLQTVSMPSFSRLVAKNSEMREALWKSFFYAVFLTLPSSIFIIFYSGEIVQVLFQRGAFTHLDTLQTAQALIFYTPHVFAIGTSKIFLNYYFSRGEIKIPNISVILGTIVNIAIAITLSRIIDFPALALAVSAGTLIQALFLTAMVSKDNPILPEYLRKIIKVVIASVISVLPCHLILTRNLLARLTLGFISYTALFLLIAYLWNFLPEIKGIKKSDE, encoded by the coding sequence ATTTTACAATTTTCAATTGCAACTTTTGTTTCACGAATCCTTGGGTTTATAAGGGATGCATCAATAGCATTTTTGGTCGGAGCTGGAAGATTTGCTGACATCTTTAACATAGCTTTCAGGATCCCTAATTTCCTAAGGGATATGCTGGCAGAAAATGTTATGCAAACCGCCTTTGTGCCAAATTACGTAAAGGCTTTGGAAAAAAAGGAAGACCCTGAACACTTTTTAAACTTGATTTTTACAATTTTCCTCCTTGCATCTCTTATAATTGCTACACTTGGCATCATTTTCTCGAAACAGATCGTACTTATAACTGCCTATGGTTTTACCAGCATTCCCGAAAAATTTAACAAAACCGTTGAAGTTACGAGAATCACTTTCCCTTACCTCATCCTTGTTTCTATCTCTGCCCTTTTTCAAGCGATACTGAATTCAAAGAACGAGTTCTTTCACCCTGCACTCTCCCCTGCTTTATTTGATCTTGGAATTATCATCATTATAATCGCTTCAAAATACTTTCTTCCGGAAGAAGAATATGCCACCATTCTTGGGTATTCTGTTCTATTCGGCGGTTTGCTACAGCTACTATACCTGTCGCAGAGACTTAAAGTACACCAGGTTTTACCTAAAATTACCTTCAACTTTCACCATCCCTACTTAAAGGATTTTGGGAAACTGCTTATTCCCGTTTTCATAAGTGTTGGTTTTTCTAAAATTGCCCCCTTTATCAATACACTAATAGCCACCTTTTTAAGAGAAGGTTCCGTTTCTTATTTGACTTATGCCTACCGCATCATGCAGGTTCCAGTAGGTCTTTTCGCAGTTGGCCTTCAGACGGTCTCAATGCCTTCTTTTTCCAGACTTGTTGCGAAAAACAGCGAAATGAGGGAAGCTCTGTGGAAGTCTTTCTTTTATGCTGTATTTCTAACATTGCCTTCCTCAATTTTCATAATTTTCTATTCAGGTGAAATTGTTCAGGTACTCTTCCAGAGAGGTGCTTTCACCCATCTCGACACCCTCCAAACAGCTCAGGCTCTGATCTTTTACACTCCTCATGTTTTTGCCATAGGGACTTCAAAAATATTCCTGAACTACTACTTTTCAAGAGGAGAAATAAAGATTCCAAACATAAGCGTGATTTTGGGTACTATTGTAAACATTGCAATAGCAATCACACTTTCCAGAATAATAGACTTTCCAGCCCTTGCCCTTGCCGTATCTGCAGGCACCTTAATTCAAGCTCTCTTTTTGACCGCAATGGTATCAAAGGATAATCCAATTCTCCCAGAATACCTTAGGAAAATAATTAAGGTAGTCATTGCAAGTGTAATTTCAGTTTTACCCTGTCATTTAATCCTTACAAGAAACCTCCTTGCAAGGCTAACACTTGGATTCATCAGCTACACAGCACTATTTCTATTAATTGCCTACCTCTGGAATTTTCTACCGGAAATAAAGGGTATTAAAAAATCTGATGAATAG
- the serS gene encoding serine--tRNA ligase, which produces MIERKLLRENPNLLKEALKKRNYDTNILDDLINLDELTRTLKKEIDALRAEKNKISKEISRAMKENSNPESLLSKAKEIDTKLKELEQELEEKEKFLNEKLLYLPNVPHESCPIGKSSEDNVVVREHGKIREFKFTPKPHWEIAENLKIIDFKKAGEISGSRFAIYKNEGAELERALINFFLDHNKKKGYEEILPPTLVKEESTYVSAHLPKFREEMYFIPEDELFLIPTAETVLANIHRNEILTEDELPKYYMAYTPCYRREAGSYGKDVRGIIRVHQFNKVELFKFTKPEDSYEELEKMLQDVEDLLKLLEIPYRVVLLCTGDMGFASSKTYDIEVWAPGVGRWLEASSCSNTEAFQTRRAKTRFRRKDGRVEYPHALNGSGLATPRVFIAILENFQNEDGSITIPEVLRSYMGGKDVILPK; this is translated from the coding sequence TTGATTGAACGTAAACTACTGAGAGAGAATCCGAATTTGTTGAAGGAAGCCCTGAAAAAGAGAAATTACGACACAAACATTTTAGATGATTTGATAAATCTGGATGAATTGACACGTACTCTGAAAAAGGAAATCGATGCACTCAGGGCAGAAAAAAATAAAATAAGTAAAGAAATATCTCGAGCTATGAAGGAAAATTCAAACCCCGAGTCTCTCCTAAGCAAAGCCAAGGAAATTGATACAAAACTTAAAGAACTGGAACAAGAACTTGAAGAAAAGGAGAAATTTTTGAACGAAAAACTATTGTACCTGCCGAACGTCCCTCATGAATCGTGCCCCATTGGAAAAAGTTCTGAGGATAATGTAGTTGTAAGAGAACACGGAAAAATAAGAGAGTTTAAATTCACCCCAAAGCCCCACTGGGAAATAGCTGAAAATCTAAAAATCATTGACTTTAAAAAGGCTGGGGAAATTTCAGGATCAAGGTTTGCCATATACAAAAACGAGGGTGCAGAACTGGAAAGGGCACTTATCAATTTCTTCTTAGATCATAACAAGAAAAAAGGCTATGAAGAGATACTGCCTCCAACCTTAGTCAAAGAAGAATCCACGTACGTATCTGCACACCTACCCAAATTTAGGGAAGAAATGTATTTTATTCCGGAAGATGAGCTGTTTTTAATCCCCACCGCTGAAACGGTTTTGGCAAACATACATAGGAATGAAATCTTGACCGAAGACGAACTTCCAAAATACTACATGGCCTACACCCCTTGTTATAGAAGAGAAGCAGGGTCTTACGGTAAAGACGTCCGGGGGATTATAAGAGTTCACCAATTTAACAAAGTAGAACTTTTTAAATTTACAAAGCCAGAGGATTCTTATGAAGAATTGGAAAAAATGTTACAAGACGTTGAGGATCTATTAAAACTTTTAGAAATTCCTTACCGAGTTGTTCTGCTCTGCACAGGCGATATGGGTTTTGCTTCATCTAAAACTTATGATATAGAAGTATGGGCACCCGGCGTCGGGAGATGGCTTGAGGCTTCGTCCTGTTCCAATACAGAGGCTTTCCAGACGAGAAGAGCAAAAACAAGATTCAGAAGAAAGGATGGACGAGTTGAATATCCTCACGCCTTAAACGGTTCGGGGCTTGCAACCCCGCGAGTTTTCATAGCAATTCTGGAAAACTTCCAAAATGAGGACGGCAGTATAACTATTCCTGAAGTCCTTAGGTCTTATATGGGAGGGAAAGATGTCATCCTACCAAAGTGA
- the bamD gene encoding outer membrane protein assembly factor BamD: MKRAVFILLLFSLSCQARKAKAPETSDSLFSRAMEYFQKGKYSRSAELFKEFVFKYPLSDSVDFAQYYLAKSYKNAKNYDDAITEYLFLINTFPTSEYVANSYLELAECYLEKSKTISRDTESINEARRYIEEFKNRFPDNSQVEKAKELEKMLYRRKGLKYLYIAETYLRIGHPKAADVYINLVFEEFPDDDSLVTAAKLLKVRSYLLKKECDSAKVLFAEINGTKDKAFQNGINKIVKEIEKKCEK, translated from the coding sequence ATGAAGAGAGCGGTTTTTATATTATTGCTGTTTTCTTTATCCTGCCAAGCAAGGAAAGCTAAGGCTCCGGAAACTTCAGACTCTTTATTTAGCAGAGCTATGGAATATTTTCAAAAGGGGAAGTATAGTCGGTCTGCTGAGCTTTTCAAGGAATTTGTGTTTAAATATCCTCTCAGCGACAGTGTGGATTTTGCACAATACTACCTTGCGAAAAGTTACAAAAATGCTAAAAACTACGATGATGCAATAACCGAGTATCTCTTTCTGATCAATACCTTTCCAACCAGTGAGTATGTTGCTAATTCTTATCTGGAGTTGGCAGAATGCTATTTGGAAAAAAGTAAAACCATTTCAAGGGATACAGAGTCCATTAATGAAGCGAGGAGATACATTGAGGAATTTAAAAACCGTTTCCCTGATAATTCCCAGGTTGAAAAAGCCAAAGAACTTGAAAAGATGCTTTACAGAAGAAAAGGTCTTAAATACTTATACATTGCTGAAACTTATTTAAGGATAGGACATCCGAAAGCGGCTGATGTATACATCAATTTGGTTTTTGAAGAGTTTCCCGACGATGATAGTCTTGTTACTGCGGCAAAATTACTTAAAGTGAGAAGTTATTTATTAAAAAAGGAGTGTGATTCGGCAAAAGTACTTTTTGCCGAAATTAATGGTACAAAAGATAAGGCCTTTCAAAATGGGATAAATAAAATAGTCAAAGAAATTGAAAAGAAATGCGAAAAATAG
- the alaS gene encoding alanine--tRNA ligase: MMWNSNKVREIFLKYFRERDHVIVPSSSLLPKNDPTLLFTNAGMNQFKLFFLGVVKPPFTRAASCQKCLRAGGKHNDLDNVGFTKRHHTFFEMLGNFSFNDYFKEEAIKFAWELLTKIYGLEKDRLWVTVYKEDDEAYNIWKDVIGIPEKRIVKLGEKDNFWEMGEQGPAGPCSEILYDLGVDADPNQATPEMEGERFLEIWNLVFMQYNRNEKGELEKLGTRNIDTGMGLERLLRVLNGADSNFHTDLFMPIIEEVERITGVKYYGDDRGSAHRVLADHTRALTFAISDGIYPSNYGRGYVLRRILRRAHRFAQKIGYGDKPIIYRLVPVVVEIMKDAYPELIERKTEVEFIIKREEERFIENIAKTLPKLEQEVEEAKASGVLSGKVVFKFYDTYGLPLDLIEEYAKDAGLAIDWSSFEEEMETQREKARKTEIFKVDIPEEWTVFKEGQVKFIGYEKLETLSKIIKYGFKGEKIYIVTEETPFYPEGGGQVGDKGIIEGEGPEGHFLVEVLDTKKIENQIIHIGRLIEGKIQDVEVRLVVDEKLRKGAQRAHTATHLLHAALREVLGEHVRQEGSLVEPDRLRFDFLHFSKLKKEEIEEIEQIVNTKIIENIPLEIKYMKYDEALKDGAMALFEGKYGEIVRVIHIGDFSRELCGGTHAERTGDIGLFKIIKEEASSANIRRIEAYTGLKALQYIRKLEDTLMTAAETLSTTSDKLAEKIVKNQELIKSLEEEVKTYLTKWADLKVKEIVEKQLKTDRFTVFTEYVKNADIKALRAIADRIRATQAKGLLILIGSKANNVFFLVEVLGNIEDVDASKLVKTIGKYLKGGGGGSKTKAEGGGKDASKIGEVLDMIKTGKIFT; this comes from the coding sequence ATGATGTGGAATTCCAATAAAGTTAGAGAAATCTTCCTTAAGTATTTCAGAGAAAGAGACCATGTGATAGTTCCCAGCTCTTCGCTGTTGCCAAAAAATGATCCCACGCTCCTTTTCACCAATGCGGGTATGAATCAATTTAAACTCTTCTTCCTCGGTGTTGTTAAACCACCTTTTACGCGTGCAGCCTCTTGCCAGAAGTGCTTAAGAGCCGGTGGAAAGCATAATGACCTTGATAATGTGGGCTTCACCAAAAGGCATCACACCTTTTTTGAAATGCTGGGAAATTTTTCCTTCAACGACTATTTCAAGGAAGAAGCAATCAAATTCGCCTGGGAACTCCTTACAAAAATCTATGGGCTCGAAAAAGACAGGCTCTGGGTAACCGTTTACAAAGAAGACGATGAGGCATACAACATTTGGAAAGATGTTATAGGAATACCAGAAAAGCGGATAGTAAAACTTGGCGAAAAAGACAATTTCTGGGAAATGGGAGAGCAAGGGCCAGCAGGACCTTGTTCAGAAATTCTCTATGACCTCGGAGTCGATGCAGATCCCAATCAGGCAACCCCAGAAATGGAAGGAGAACGCTTTCTTGAAATCTGGAACCTCGTTTTTATGCAGTACAATAGAAATGAGAAAGGAGAACTGGAAAAGCTCGGGACCAGGAATATTGATACGGGAATGGGGCTTGAAAGGCTTCTTAGGGTTTTAAACGGGGCTGATTCCAATTTCCATACTGACCTGTTTATGCCCATCATAGAAGAAGTTGAAAGAATTACAGGGGTCAAATATTATGGTGATGATCGAGGCAGTGCTCACAGAGTATTGGCAGACCACACCAGGGCTCTAACCTTTGCTATTTCTGATGGAATCTACCCCTCCAATTATGGGAGAGGTTATGTTTTAAGAAGAATTTTGAGGAGGGCTCACCGCTTTGCTCAAAAAATAGGATATGGTGACAAACCCATAATTTATAGACTGGTTCCCGTTGTGGTTGAAATAATGAAAGATGCTTATCCCGAACTTATTGAGAGAAAAACAGAAGTAGAGTTTATCATAAAACGAGAGGAAGAAAGATTCATTGAAAATATTGCCAAAACCCTTCCAAAACTGGAACAGGAAGTAGAAGAGGCCAAAGCTTCTGGTGTTCTTAGCGGAAAGGTCGTATTCAAGTTCTACGATACTTATGGTCTTCCTCTTGATTTAATCGAAGAATACGCTAAAGATGCAGGACTTGCAATTGATTGGTCATCCTTCGAGGAGGAGATGGAAACCCAGAGGGAAAAGGCGAGGAAAACCGAGATATTCAAGGTTGACATACCAGAAGAGTGGACCGTTTTCAAAGAAGGTCAAGTTAAATTTATAGGGTACGAGAAACTCGAAACCCTTTCGAAGATCATCAAGTACGGATTCAAAGGTGAAAAAATTTATATTGTGACCGAGGAAACCCCCTTTTACCCTGAAGGCGGTGGTCAGGTTGGTGACAAGGGAATCATAGAAGGTGAAGGTCCAGAAGGACACTTTCTTGTCGAGGTCCTTGACACAAAAAAGATTGAAAACCAAATCATTCACATTGGAAGGTTAATTGAAGGAAAGATACAGGATGTAGAAGTAAGACTCGTTGTTGACGAAAAACTCAGAAAGGGAGCTCAAAGAGCCCATACTGCCACCCATCTTCTTCACGCCGCATTGAGAGAAGTTCTCGGCGAACACGTGCGCCAGGAAGGTTCCCTTGTTGAACCCGATAGATTGAGATTTGACTTCCTCCATTTCTCGAAATTGAAAAAAGAAGAGATCGAGGAAATAGAACAAATTGTCAACACGAAAATCATCGAAAATATTCCATTGGAAATTAAATATATGAAATACGATGAGGCTTTAAAAGACGGCGCCATGGCCCTTTTTGAAGGTAAATACGGTGAAATAGTTCGAGTAATTCATATTGGTGACTTTTCAAGAGAACTATGTGGTGGAACCCACGCAGAAAGGACAGGAGACATTGGACTTTTTAAAATCATTAAAGAAGAGGCTTCCAGCGCCAACATAAGAAGAATAGAAGCTTATACAGGGCTGAAAGCACTACAATATATTCGGAAACTCGAAGATACGCTCATGACTGCAGCCGAAACCTTATCCACCACTTCAGATAAATTAGCTGAAAAAATTGTGAAAAATCAGGAACTAATAAAATCACTTGAAGAGGAGGTAAAGACTTATTTAACCAAATGGGCTGATCTAAAAGTTAAAGAAATCGTAGAAAAACAACTAAAAACCGATAGATTCACTGTTTTCACAGAATATGTTAAAAACGCCGATATAAAGGCACTACGGGCCATAGCAGACCGAATCAGGGCAACACAGGCAAAGGGACTCTTGATCTTAATCGGCAGTAAAGCCAACAATGTTTTCTTCTTGGTAGAAGTTCTTGGAAATATTGAGGATGTTGATGCAAGCAAGTTGGTGAAAACCATCGGTAAATATCTCAAAGGTGGTGGTGGCGGGAGTAAGACCAAGGCGGAAGGTGGAGGCAAAGATGCCTCAAAAATAGGCGAAGTTTTAGATATGATAAAAACAGGAAAAATTTTTACTTAG
- a CDS encoding nitroreductase family protein yields MDQWRILVERRSIRKYKKEPIPEEVFEILFELCRWAPTSRNSQSYYFIVIKNSEIIRFLGNIREPAWPILSAPYAVAICSDPSKSRRHVQDGCIAAYHFMLAAWSLGLGTCWIADMDRPEVKDKLGVPLEHYIATVTPLGWPAEIPEPPPRKSAKEFYRFIK; encoded by the coding sequence ATGGATCAATGGAGAATATTAGTAGAGAGAAGGAGCATAAGAAAGTATAAGAAAGAACCTATTCCCGAAGAGGTTTTCGAAATACTTTTTGAGCTTTGTAGATGGGCACCTACATCACGAAACTCTCAATCCTACTACTTCATCGTTATAAAAAATTCTGAAATCATACGGTTTCTTGGTAACATCAGAGAACCTGCATGGCCGATCCTTTCTGCACCTTATGCTGTTGCTATTTGTTCCGATCCTTCAAAATCAAGGCGGCATGTTCAAGATGGTTGTATTGCAGCGTATCATTTCATGCTGGCTGCGTGGTCCTTAGGATTGGGAACATGCTGGATAGCGGATATGGACAGACCTGAGGTTAAAGACAAACTTGGAGTGCCTTTAGAACACTATATAGCTACCGTAACGCCCCTTGGATGGCCCGCGGAAATACCCGAACCACCTCCAAGAAAGTCGGCCAAGGAGTTTTATAGATTTATTAAATAG
- a CDS encoding aminotransferase class I/II-fold pyridoxal phosphate-dependent enzyme: protein MDIFKKCYEFEEAEKAKQLGYYPYFHPVASAEDTEVVVDGKPLVMLGSNNYLGLTTHPYVKKKAQEAIEKYGTGSCGSRFLNGTLDIHEELEEELAKFVGKERALVFSTGYQTNLGIMSALLGKNDVVILDKWDHASIVDGTRLGHAHVLRFKHNDMEHLERILKAIPEDRGILIVVDGIFSMEGDIANLPELVKLKEKYGARLMVDDAHSVGVLGKTGAGTAEHFGLIEKVDLIMSTFSKSFASIGGFVAGDAKVIEYIKHFARPMIFSAALAPGQVAAARAALEIIKTDHERRENLWRNTKFWHEGLKSLGFDIGETQTPIVPIIIGDDMKTFMLWKKLMEYGVYTNPVITPAVPPGRQLIRTSIMATHTIEQLERALDAFKKAGKELGIIS, encoded by the coding sequence ATGGACATATTTAAAAAATGCTATGAATTCGAGGAGGCGGAGAAAGCAAAGCAATTAGGATACTACCCTTACTTCCATCCCGTTGCCTCCGCAGAAGATACTGAGGTGGTGGTGGATGGAAAGCCCCTTGTAATGCTTGGGTCCAACAATTATCTGGGACTTACTACCCATCCTTACGTAAAGAAAAAGGCGCAGGAAGCTATTGAAAAATATGGAACAGGAAGCTGCGGTTCAAGATTTTTAAACGGCACCCTTGATATTCATGAAGAACTTGAAGAAGAGCTGGCAAAATTTGTCGGTAAAGAAAGGGCACTGGTTTTCAGCACCGGGTATCAGACAAACCTCGGAATTATGTCTGCCCTTCTTGGAAAGAATGATGTAGTCATTCTTGACAAGTGGGACCACGCAAGCATTGTAGATGGGACAAGACTCGGCCATGCACACGTTTTGAGGTTTAAGCACAATGATATGGAACATTTAGAGAGAATATTGAAGGCAATTCCTGAAGACAGAGGCATTCTAATCGTTGTGGACGGCATTTTCAGCATGGAAGGAGATATCGCCAATTTACCCGAGCTTGTTAAACTTAAGGAAAAGTATGGAGCAAGACTTATGGTAGATGACGCCCATTCAGTTGGAGTTCTGGGTAAAACGGGCGCAGGAACCGCAGAACACTTTGGACTCATAGAGAAAGTGGACTTAATAATGTCAACTTTTAGTAAATCCTTTGCGTCAATAGGTGGATTTGTAGCGGGAGACGCAAAGGTAATTGAATACATTAAACATTTTGCAAGGCCTATGATTTTTAGCGCAGCATTAGCTCCCGGTCAGGTGGCAGCCGCACGAGCTGCACTGGAAATTATAAAAACTGACCATGAAAGAAGAGAAAATCTATGGAGGAACACCAAGTTCTGGCATGAAGGATTGAAAAGCCTTGGCTTTGACATCGGTGAGACACAAACTCCAATTGTGCCAATCATAATCGGTGATGATATGAAAACTTTCATGCTCTGGAAAAAACTAATGGAATACGGAGTCTATACAAATCCGGTAATCACTCCAGCGGTACCACCAGGCAGACAGCTTATAAGAACAAGCATTATGGCAACCCACACCATAGAGCAACTGGAAAGAGCCTTGGATGCCTTTAAAAAGGCTGGAAAGGAACTCGGTATCATATCGTGA
- a CDS encoding DegV family protein — protein MDVTKLRAKELRKALLAGIIKVQDLKDELNRINVFPVPDGDTGTNLAETLAGGINVLMESSSLKLCEVVRRFSEAILFTAKGNSGTIVSQFFTGFAEALKGKESVTTSEFAEALKYATNAVYDSLEKPVEGTIITVIREVAEYAVEISEKEKNFIKFLKLLLKKAENSLSKTPELLPKLKEKGVVDSGAYGFVLILKGIVEYINTGKIELHKVPSKETLKIIEEEHIEHRYCTEAVIKSDGLDKKKLALVLGALGSSLLIAGAGGLFKIHIHTNWPQKVFEVLKQKGTILKHKIDDMIEMNRKARKKEFGVIVDSTADIPLDIAQEHGINIIPLQLIMDGKTYLEGIDIDKKQVLELLIEGKTYMTTSQPDPISIERTIKEALSKYEKVVIITLSAKLSGTYNAIRIVSSKYPNVYLFDGKMASLGTTLLALRALEKFEEGYNIENILEYLRKVQKKSLFILTLKTVKYLMRSGRISNLKGGIAEFFNIKPLIVVNPDGELENIGTAMGEKKAFEKIIKMAKKQLNPFQTYDFGIAYVGKSKFAERLETFVRSEFSVRKLIVNEAGPLLSIHVGPGAYGLIALPVF, from the coding sequence ATGGATGTGACAAAATTACGTGCTAAAGAATTGAGAAAGGCTTTGCTTGCGGGAATTATTAAAGTTCAGGACCTAAAGGATGAATTAAATAGGATCAATGTCTTTCCTGTACCAGACGGAGACACTGGCACAAACCTCGCAGAGACTTTAGCAGGTGGAATTAATGTCCTCATGGAATCTTCAAGTCTCAAATTGTGCGAAGTAGTAAGAAGATTCTCAGAAGCAATCCTTTTTACAGCCAAAGGCAACTCGGGTACAATCGTATCTCAATTCTTTACTGGATTTGCTGAGGCCCTGAAAGGTAAAGAGAGTGTTACCACTTCTGAATTCGCCGAAGCACTTAAATATGCTACGAATGCCGTTTACGACTCCTTAGAAAAGCCCGTTGAAGGAACTATAATAACAGTAATAAGGGAAGTCGCAGAATATGCCGTTGAAATTTCTGAAAAGGAGAAAAACTTTATCAAATTCTTGAAACTGCTTCTTAAAAAGGCGGAAAACTCCTTAAGCAAAACCCCTGAACTTCTTCCAAAGCTTAAAGAGAAAGGCGTCGTAGATTCTGGAGCCTATGGATTTGTCTTGATTTTAAAAGGCATAGTAGAGTACATAAATACGGGTAAAATAGAACTACACAAAGTCCCTTCGAAAGAAACTTTGAAAATTATAGAAGAAGAGCACATAGAACACCGATATTGCACAGAAGCAGTTATCAAGAGTGATGGACTCGACAAGAAAAAATTGGCCCTTGTTCTTGGAGCACTGGGTAGCTCACTTTTAATTGCAGGTGCCGGTGGATTATTCAAAATCCATATACATACTAACTGGCCCCAAAAGGTATTTGAAGTTCTAAAACAAAAGGGAACTATATTGAAGCATAAGATCGACGACATGATTGAAATGAATAGAAAGGCTCGGAAAAAAGAGTTTGGCGTAATAGTCGATTCAACAGCAGACATTCCGTTAGACATTGCTCAGGAGCATGGAATAAATATTATTCCACTTCAACTTATCATGGATGGGAAAACGTATCTTGAAGGAATTGACATAGATAAAAAGCAAGTTCTTGAATTGCTAATAGAAGGCAAAACTTATATGACCACTTCCCAGCCCGACCCTATTTCCATTGAAAGAACAATAAAAGAGGCCCTCTCAAAGTATGAAAAAGTGGTGATAATTACTCTAAGCGCTAAACTATCCGGGACATACAACGCTATAAGGATAGTGAGCTCAAAGTACCCTAACGTGTACCTTTTTGATGGAAAAATGGCATCTCTTGGGACAACGCTCCTCGCATTAAGAGCACTCGAAAAGTTTGAAGAAGGTTATAACATTGAGAATATCTTAGAATATCTAAGAAAGGTTCAGAAAAAATCCTTATTCATTCTGACACTAAAAACCGTCAAATATCTTATGAGATCAGGAAGAATTTCTAATCTAAAAGGTGGAATTGCCGAGTTTTTTAACATAAAACCTTTAATTGTTGTTAACCCCGATGGCGAACTTGAAAACATCGGAACCGCAATGGGGGAGAAAAAGGCATTCGAGAAGATAATCAAAATGGCAAAAAAACAACTTAATCCTTTCCAGACTTATGACTTTGGTATTGCATATGTGGGGAAAAGCAAGTTTGCTGAAAGACTGGAGACCTTTGTGAGATCGGAATTTTCTGTCAGGAAACTAATAGTGAACGAGGCAGGGCCTTTACTTTCAATTCACGTTGGACCAGGAGCCTATGGTCTTATAGCCTTACCGGTCTTTTAG
- a CDS encoding class II aldolase/adducin family protein, translating into MSSYQSEREEIIRILKILYEKDFIQANVGNVSVKVSENEILITPRGKRKAELNPEDILLVDINGNVIEGTLAPSIELKTHLAWYRVKPKIGAIIHAHPPYTTAVSFYTPVESKPLMAELSDYLGPKLISIPYKKAGSAELEEEVADKGASEGVFILILQKHGVLVAGKDLIDALNRLELLEFDMKIKVLKELVI; encoded by the coding sequence ATGTCATCCTACCAAAGTGAGCGGGAAGAAATCATAAGAATCTTAAAAATCTTATACGAAAAAGATTTCATTCAAGCAAACGTCGGAAATGTAAGCGTTAAGGTAAGCGAAAACGAAATTCTTATCACACCGAGGGGAAAGCGTAAAGCAGAGTTAAATCCAGAGGACATTCTTCTCGTCGATATAAACGGCAATGTAATAGAAGGCACATTAGCCCCATCCATTGAACTAAAAACCCACCTTGCATGGTACAGAGTAAAGCCAAAGATCGGAGCCATAATTCATGCTCACCCCCCCTACACCACAGCCGTTTCCTTCTATACTCCTGTTGAATCAAAGCCCCTGATGGCGGAACTTTCTGATTACCTCGGACCAAAACTCATATCTATACCATATAAAAAGGCTGGTTCTGCGGAGCTTGAAGAAGAAGTTGCCGACAAAGGTGCATCAGAAGGGGTTTTTATTTTAATCCTTCAAAAGCACGGTGTACTTGTCGCCGGAAAAGATTTGATTGATGCCCTTAATCGCCTCGAACTTTTAGAATTTGACATGAAAATTAAAGTTTTAAAGGAACTGGTAATATGA
- the nadD gene encoding nicotinate (nicotinamide) nucleotide adenylyltransferase codes for MRKIGIFGGAFDPVHVGHVILARDVWENVELDKILFLVNYKPPHKEVYAPFEDRFNMVKLAVEGVEYFEASDFEAIENIVPSYTVNVLERLKDKLKDAEFFLILGADQYQALPSWYNYKRLFEMVNFIVLKRPNCSLKAINTEKVIFLDERLIDISSTEIRERIRQGKSIRYLVPEAVSHYIIERGLYLQV; via the coding sequence ATGCGAAAAATAGGTATTTTTGGTGGTGCCTTTGATCCCGTGCACGTTGGCCATGTTATCCTTGCTCGGGATGTATGGGAAAATGTTGAGCTGGACAAAATTCTCTTTTTGGTGAACTACAAGCCACCCCATAAGGAAGTCTATGCTCCCTTTGAAGACCGGTTTAATATGGTAAAACTTGCGGTTGAGGGGGTTGAATATTTTGAAGCCTCAGATTTTGAAGCCATAGAAAATATTGTACCATCCTATACAGTGAATGTGCTTGAAAGACTTAAGGATAAGCTTAAGGATGCCGAATTTTTTTTAATTCTCGGTGCAGATCAGTACCAGGCTTTGCCGTCTTGGTATAATTATAAGAGACTTTTTGAAATGGTTAATTTTATTGTGTTAAAAAGACCCAACTGTTCGCTAAAAGCGATTAATACCGAAAAGGTTATCTTTCTGGATGAAAGGCTGATTGATATTTCCTCCACCGAAATAAGGGAGAGGATTAGACAGGGCAAGAGTATAAGATACCTTGTCCCCGAGGCAGTTTCTCACTACATAATTGAAAGAGGCTTATACCTGCAGGTCTAA